Proteins encoded together in one Argiope bruennichi chromosome 1, qqArgBrue1.1, whole genome shotgun sequence window:
- the LOC129964415 gene encoding radial spoke head protein 3 homolog B-like → MALDVIQVEGCYVSSCLPKALFVPSPSSFPKSKRDHVHSSDVLYFKPKKKTIDTKNATPSIADKGLPVAGRQHLSVQTDLYLEELCDVIEEADAQCETDPLLDRPPSPLFVPAKSGPDVATQIYPGELFDFDEEVEPILEALVGQTLEQALIEIMAEEELAVLTDLQIDYEAKRNAEVAEVKRLEEQERRLSEEKEKRIKEQEEAVLLEDEVAKKIVACIFSQNYLSELVPQVYKKLEAEGYFEAEDPEMLEIEESFWPWLMNEVDSEIATLEASCHLLDTLIDDTVQDIAETSVIQPNTIRTDDITQNTEEITVIQPETMESTSEEVAEDAEVNENTEPRSSSSEKNETI, encoded by the exons gGATCATGTGCATTCTTCAGATGTTTTATATTTCAAGccaaaaaagaaaactattgat ACTAAAAATGCAACGCCTAGTATTGCTGATAAAGGACTTCCTGTAGCTGGTCGCCAGCATCTTTCAGTCCAGACTGATCTGTATCTAGAAGAATTATGTGATGTTATTGAAGAAGCTGATGCACAATGTGAAACTGATCCTCTTCTTGATAGACCTCCATCTCCTCTTTTTGTACCTGCAAAATCTGGTCCAGATGTAGCTACTCAAATTTATCCGGGTGAA TTGTTTGATTTTGATGAAGAAGTAGAGCCTATACTGGAAGCTTTAGTTGGACAAACTTTAGAACAGGCTTTGATTGAAATAATGGCAGAAGAGGAATTAGCAGTTTTAACAGATTTACAAATAGATTATGAAGCAAAAAGAAATGCTGAAGTAGCAGAAGTAAAAAGACTAGAGGAACAAGAAAGAAGATTATctgaagaaaaa gaaaagagAATCAAAGAACAGGAAGAAGCTGTTTTACTTGAAGATGAGGTGGCCAAAAAAATTGTGGCTTGCATTTTCTCTCAGAATTATTTATCTGAACTTGTACCTCAAGTGTATAAAAAACTTGAGGCTGAAGGCTATTTTGAAGCAGAAGATCCAGAAATGTTAG aaattgaaGAATCCTTTTGGCCCTGGCTGATGAATGAAGTAGACTCTGAAATAGCTACACTAGAAGCATCTTGTCACTTGTTAGATA CTCTCATTGATGACACTGTCCAGGATATAGCAGAAACATCTGTGATTCAACCAAACACTATAAGAACTGACGATATTACACAGAATACAGAAGAAATAACTGTAATTCAACCAGAAACTATGGAGTCTACATCTGAGGAg GTAGCTGAAGATGCAGAAGTAAATGAAAACACAGAACCAAGAAGTAGTTCCAGTGAAaagaatgaaacaatttaa